The genomic DNA CAACTtgtcctttgttttttttcttattgcatAAAACTATGTTCAAGTTGGTACCTTTTTATCATTAAAGTAAATTGTACCTTTTTGCGGTTAGGATTTGAGCaaacttcttattttcttaagttttattttacaaatttgatttagttttcaCCTCAAAAACAAGTTCTAATCAAATCTGTTAATGGTGATTGATTTGAAATCACTACTTACTCGACAAATACTTCCGTGCGtctaaactaaaaagaagaattacTCAAAAAGATACTAGGGGTAATTATACCAATTAGATTGATATCTACATAGTTTTAATTGTAAACAAAAACTTTGTGTATAGTGATTGATTTGAAGTCATTAgtagttatatatacatatatatcctaaatatagtcataataattatatctatatttttaacaacaataattatattaataaaaatctctctctatatactatatagattaaaattaaaattgtactTATCtgtttttcctataaaaaatgtcagtcaaataattataaagtataatggatatttttctttagtataTACTATTTAGATACTAAAAAGTGATATATTAATTGACCTATCATTACataagaaataatcaaaccaagagttagagATATGAGATTTACTAGAAAGCGATGGGCTTGACTCTCTTACAAGGCCCATATGAACATTCACACTGGTAGATTTTAGTTTCTTAAACATACATTTGTTGTTTCaattctaaagatttttttccttaagaacaaaattatcaaagtaaaatatcaCTAAACTTTCTAGATTTGcaatagatatataaaaaaattcactttattattgatttaaagAACATTGAAAAGCCTTCCCAGTTACAATGTAAAAGATTTCaaactaatacaaaatatttcttctaatccttacaaatttttataaaagaatttaaataccTACCCACCCagaaaatgaatgaaagaataaaattcatttttcccctatttttttttttaaaacattgtcccctttttttctaaagtctttaaaaccctaaaatttatatatatttttttaaaaaccctaacTCCCCATAGTCCAAGCTGAGATCGTATAAAGTGGCTGCTCCGACCACCGTAAAGTAACTCCACCGCTGCTTCCGCCTTCACCTCCGTCGCCGTCTTCATCGCTCCTCTCCACATTGAAAAACCCTTCATTGCCAGATCCGTACATCCTAAGCAACATCTTGCTCTGCAAAACCTCTCTCTCCGAGACTCCAAGACTCCGAAACCCTAACTGCTCCAACATCCTCCTCCAATGACGAAAACCCACATGCCTCTCTTGCCTATGACTTCCTTCACACGCAACTATGTTCCTGATCTCTCTCCCAAACAACATCTCTTCGATTTTGACTCTGATTAAGCTATCCGTAGCAAGATTCGTGTGAATCGCATCGAACATCGCCGAATAGTACTTTAACGAGTTACAAACTCTTGTCTCGAGTTGCTCTGAGTTGTGTTCTGCTTCTTGTTCAGCTAAAACAAGAGCAATTGGGTTCGTGCTTCTGATTAAACCCAAAAAGTCTCTAATCGCTCCTCCAGTTCCATCGTATAGCGTCTTGTGCATCTGCATAACACAGTTTACAGCTACTGATTCGCCTTCTTTGACGTGTAGCATCCATAGTCTAACGTCTTCGAGTCTATCAACTACAGGGTGAAACTCGAACTGAAGATTCATTGCCTCCGCAAATCCATGGAGACGATCTCCGGTTTCGTTTAGCTCAAGTTTGGATTCTCCGATGCCAGTGATCCGAACATGGTGTGGTGGATTTGTTCTTGAAGCTAAGCTTTGGAAGAAGCTAGGCCATTGTAAGCCTTGCTTGATGTCGAAATCGATAATGTGAACTCTCTCTTTGCCTTCAAATGCTCTGAGTAACATCTCGTTGGCTGTGAAATGAATGAACTTTGGAATTGGGGTTACTTGATTCAAGAACCTCAACGCGTTTCCTGATTCATCCTCAACTGTTCTGTCGAATTCACGAGGTGGTGCGATGTGGAAGATGTGAGGCCACATACGAGCCACTCTTAGTGCCAATGCTTCAATGTAGTAAGCTATAAGACGAGTCATTGGTGTTCTTCCTCTAGGAGAAGCGAGGTCACTGGTTCTAGCAATGAAATGGTTAATCGCCGCTATGTTCCTCGATCTGATCGCTTCTAAACTTCCAGTGAGGAGATTAACAAGCTCGAAGTCTCTCTGTAGATCGTTCctgtgattgttgttgttgttgatgtttccGCTGGTTCTTTCCTCTGTGCTGCCTCCTCGGTGTGTGTAAGGGTTCCTTGAACCATTTGTAGGCTCTGGTACTCCTCTATGGCTTAAGCTTTGACTCTCTGATGATGCACTTGTTGATGATCCAGAAGCTTCCTTAACTGCTGCAGGACGGCTACTCTCAACGTCTTTATCTCCTATACCAGCTAACTCAGTGATCACCGAATCAATCCAGTTTGTATTACTCGGTAAAGGCTGAGAGATGACTTCACTAGGCACAAAGCAAACCTttccttcatcatcaccatcacctgaacatgtcaaagaaaatggtaatGTTGGAGTAGATGTATTCTGTCCAGTAAAATGATCGAACCAGAAACCACCTTCGTTTTCGCATTTTGTCCTCTTCGCTCTGCTTAAACAAGACTCGTCTTCCTCCGCCAATCTCTTCAAACTCTTCTTCcctctgttgttgttgtcgttgttccAAGAAAACCCTTCTCCATTTCCTCTTGTTGTCGCCAAAGGTGGAAGCTTTATGTTCTGCTTAAGCGAACAACCACTGTTCTTGCGCTCGATCggcttggtgttgttgttggtgttgtcgAGTGAGATGCTTCGTCCAAGTGGTCGGGTTGAAGGAGTTTCCTTGCGAGTGAAGCTACTACTGCATGGTAAGTCCAATCTCTGTGTGTTCATGGGAAAATGTGCTGATACTGTTGCTGATGTTGCTGCTACTGCTTCACTCCTCAATCTTCGAGTCGGTGACAATAATGATGAACTTGAACAACCTGCCAACATCCTCTACAAAATCTACCCAACCCAAAAAATTTGAGAGATGGtctaagtgtgtgtgtgtgttttgcacaaacaacaattgatagttttaaaaaatagaatccGATGAACAaagattcaaaaatcaaaatccttttttttttcttttgggtttttaatgAAATCAAAGTGAATCCTAATATGAAGAAATGAATTGTGACttaaatatgcaaaaaaagaattgaagaatGAATTGAATTTGAAGCCCCACCCCAAAAACGAATCTCTATATATTcaagaaagaatgaaagaatgatcagaactaatctaaaaaaaactttatcttCAAATCAATCTACCATAAAACAATCATCGGATTC from Camelina sativa cultivar DH55 chromosome 7, Cs, whole genome shotgun sequence includes the following:
- the LOC104703925 gene encoding scarecrow-like protein 28 — protein: MLAGCSSSSLLSPTRRLRSEAVAATSATVSAHFPMNTQRLDLPCSSSFTRKETPSTRPLGRSISLDNTNNNTKPIERKNSGCSLKQNIKLPPLATTRGNGEGFSWNNDNNNRGKKSLKRLAEEDESCLSRAKRTKCENEGDGDDEGKVCFVPSEVISQPLPSNTNWIDSVITELAGIGDKDVESSRPAAVKEASGSSTSASSESQSLSHRGVPEPTNGSRNPYTHRGGSTEERTSGNINNNNNHRNDLQRDFELVNLLTGSLEAIRSRNIAAINHFIARTSDLASPRGRTPMTRLIAYYIEALALRVARMWPHIFHIAPPREFDRTVEDESGNALRFLNQVTPIPKFIHFTANEMLLRAFEGKERVHIIDFDIKQGLQWPSFFQSLASRTNPPHHVRITGIGESKLELNETGDRLHGFAEAMNLQFEFHPVVDRLEDVRLWMLHVKEGESVAVNCVMQMHKTLYDGTGGAIRDFLGLIRSTNPIALVLAEQEAEHNSEQLETRVCNSLKYYSAMFDAIHTNLATDSLIRVKIEEMLFGREIRNIVACEGSHRQERHVGFRHWRRMLEQLGFRSLGVSEREVLQSKMLLRMYGSGNEGFFNVERSDEDGDGGEGGSSGGVTLRWSEQPLYTISAWTMGS